ATTGAAACTAGCTACACTTTTCATTTTCCCTCCACAGCTTAAAGATAATTTCTATAAATACAGCAACAAGGAGCTTTACACCCCGTGTCCTGCCAACCTCACCTTGTTCTTAAAGTAAACCTCAATAGGCATGAGGAAACCGGCGTAGCCCGACTCCTCCACTTTGTACGGAGGCTCCTTGCATACTGCAGACAAAAACACGTCAACGGCAGTGAGCACATTACTCGCACGAGTGTCATCCATCGAAACGGGTTAATTTGGGGCACACATGTATTTACTAGGAAAACAGTCTGAGCAAACGTTACGCTAATATGAAGTCAGATTGAGGATGGAAAATAGATGAATTAGTCAGAATGAGAAGACTTTTGTCCAGTCACAGGACACAAAACCGTTTCacataataataaatcataTAAGAGTTCCAACTTGGGAGACATTTGAGCATTTACACTAAAGTGAGGGCAACGATATATAAAAGAGATGTACATGTCAAGAGACGCACGACACATGGATTATTTCCTTGCACCATTATATCCACTATTTGTGGAGGCTGTGTGCGTATTGGTTGCCCTCACTTTGACCTCTGTGAATGATCACGTTAACAGAGTTCAATTTGAAAAACAAGAACGTCATTGCGCCTGCTTGAAtgctgataaaaaataaatgttttttaaagaatgGAATCTGGAGAATGTGaacctccctctctgtgtttatTTGCCACTCTCTTCTATGtacctgtttattgttttaatatgtgAAATTAGTTCccatatacatttaaaaaaaagacatcattAAATCTATAGCACTCAATTACCTGTATGTAAACTCTGTGACAAATATTGTGTTCTCACCTCTCTTGGGTTTGGGGAAGCTCTCGTGCAGGCGGAAGACGACCTTCTCTACAAAGTGCTGGATGTTGCCGGTCTCCGGCCCTCGGACAAACACCATCCAGTCGTGGGTGAAGCCTTCCGATGTCACTTTCTTCCTCAGCTGGGCTCTGTGGCCCAACTCCAGCTTCACCTGCACTGTGCActgaaaaaagacagaaaatatcaaaacactGTCGCTCTGCGAGGCCTGTAGACGTGGGAGAATAGTCAAAAACCGGGTGATTGACAAAGGTCATTTAGATCCAGAAACGGATACACATGATGTAATGAGCAGAGAGAAATAGAAGAAATGCACAGAGATGGTTTCCTTTTTGTTCGTTGTTTACGATAAAACAAGTTTTATAAGTAACGTCAACTTTATTTTTCCAGCATAAGATCACGGGCAGAGCTGGTAATGAGATTGTACCACACCGCCATTACTCACTGGTTTCTGATTCCACCTTGAACTAAAACCTGCGAATCTCTATTTTTGGAGCATGTGGACTTTTCACTCGAAGAGGCGAGGCCGAACACTCGGtcaggacaaacacaaagcTGGACAAGTGCTGGGACGCCCCCGGTGGAATGGGACAGATTAGATGCCCGAGCCGGCGGATCTATAAAGGTTTGTCCGGAGGAGGGGAACATTTTTGGGCTGACTCTCTGCTAGGAAACAATGACAGCATTAGTAAATGACACTGTGCTGGTGGGGACGGCCATGGCAGGAGATGAGGCCGTGGCATTGGGAGTGAAGAAGGGAAGAGGGGGGTGACGAGAGGGGACAGAAAGCTACTTTATGTCCAGGGGAGGGCTGAAGAATGTGTGGATTTGGCCCAAGCACAGAGCAGCTCGTGAGCTGGGACTGAGTGGGGGGATTAAAGGAAACGGGATTGAGATGAGCTAGTCtggcactctctctctctttctcacacacacacacacacacacacacacacacacacacacacacacacacacacacacacacacacacacacacacacacacacacacacacacacacacacacacacacacacacacacacacacacacacacacacacacacacacacacacacacaccctggcaCTCTGCCCAGCCATTCTGTGGCAGTAATGCCCTTAAACTCCAGACTCCACCACACCCACACTGCGCCGCCGCCGTGGAGTTTCTCCAATCCTCAACAGCGCCGCTTTCCACCCACGGACAACTCTGCAACGCCACGGTTTAAGGATGAGCCGAAAACAGCATGACGACGACAGTGACATTCTATTAGAAATAAAACCTGACATTTATCCCATTGATGAGAAAATGAAGAGCCCAGAGGCAATGTGAGGTTGAGAACATTAGAGCCCAGCTGATTGATTAGCTGGACAAGAGACTACTTAAGCAACTATTTccataattaattaaattgcaTTAGACCTTTGAACAACCTTTACGCTGCTTTTCTTTGATTTATGATACGATATTTATGATATTTGTGTTTTGGACTGATTGTTGATGGACACCAGATATTTAAAGACATCACTTTAGGGCTTTTGACATCCAAtagacaaaacaagaaaatacaagaaaatagacattaatcaagaaaataatgtacagATCAATCAAGAATTGGAGAATTTCTAAGTTGCTACTAGAGAAACAACGGTCTGAAAATATGAAGAGCATCAATCTGAAAACCTCACAGCTGAATAATTCTGACTGCTGACCACAACATCGAGAGCCCAGCGAGAAATGTTAagctgagaaaacaaacaagatgAAGGTCGAAATGATCCACACATTGGTGCACTGCCCAAAACATGACGATGACATTCTATTCCACTAGCATCAGGTAGAAAAAAAGGAACTGTCGCAACACATTTATTAAGCTTTTTTCTGTAATGACAACAAAACCACTGACATTGACATGAAGCGTCGATGCATTCTCTTCTCCCTCAGAACATAGCTCCAATTGAGGGGAAATATAAATTCTGGCAGACACACTGGCTCCCATGAAAACAATCCCCACCTGACGTGTAAATAACACCCCTCGAGACCATGTTAATCTCTGCCAGCtaatttacaatttttttttcaagtcaGAAAGTTTcccagaggagacacacagacTCATGTGACAGCAGCTGGTGAAGCTACAGACTTCGGCGAAATTCTCCATCGTCACAACAAGCTACAGGACAGTTCGTTGTTTTGGGACCCGGTCCATCCCAGAGACACGCGCGGGAGTCACAGAGCCACAGTCGCACCAAAGGAAAACAAGCCGGAACTGTAAAtagtgcgagtgtgtgtgtgcgtgtggattaTGAAAAGCTGCACGGTCACTCATCCTGTCATCCCAAACTGCAGAGTTCACGATGCAGGTGTCATAACTCCAAAAATAGAGATCTGCGTATTTGCACACAAAGTCACAACGTTGTTTCAACATCCACACACGAAGCACTCCGGCTGTGTCATTACGCTGTAATgtgcaataaatacattcaaGTACAACATTTACAGACTGAACTTGATTATCTTTATCCGAGAGACTCAACTGCACAACCATTTGGCTTTTCTGAAACACGTGCAGCATAATTAAATGACTCAGCAATGCATCTTAATTTCCATTGAATGTATAATGCTCAAATTAGATAGTACAAAGCAATGCAATGCCACAGGAACTTAAACTAAAGTCTcaaaaatgacaataaagttgtaccaacaacaataaaacattaacaaCTGAACTTTATAATCTACATGATGGCTTTACTTTAATCATAGCTATGAACGGACAACCGGGCATCTATTTGAACAGTACGAATcacaaatgcaaatatttgacatagtTAACATTCATCTCAGAAGTACAACTTGTAGCAGCAGACTTCCTCTGGATGAACACTCACACATCCAGTTAAAACTTCAAAGGGGCCAAAGCTGAATGGGGACTTGCTCCAAGGAAGTGGCTCAGCCACTTTCCAtggttgtgtgtgggtgtgtgtgtgtgtgtgtggcccaaCCATGTGAAATATAGTGCTGAATAACCTCAGGCATTCCCAGAGAGACCCATTCTGAAGCGATATCGCCCTCGCAGCGGGCACGTATGTAATTTGGTTTCTGCTGGATAAACGATGCAGCTTTTGGAGATGGCAGAAACCGTAACTGTGGCAaatgtatgtatacatgtagTATTAATAGATTTGAGGAAGCAAGTTCATTAAACCACGTTCTAGGCGGTCATCACCACTGGATTCAAGTAAAACGTCTGCACACAAGACGAGACATTTGTCATTTGCTTCTTTACCCCCCTCCCCTAGGTGATTCACGCATCTCAGTCAACAATCAAAAACGTGGTACGCCTTAAACGTTCACCAAGTGTTGGCACACAACGCGATGCCATTGCAGAAGTTGTGCGGTCGATGCTCGCGTTATTAGCCGCGCACGAGAGGCTCCGGGGCCGCCGGGGCGGAGGGAGACGCAACCCCGCCTCTCCAGGCACCGGCCCCGGGGAGGACAAATCGCTTCCCCCGGCGCCTCGCAGCGGCTCCTTAGCCTTTAGCAAACGGCCGACACTCTCGCTGATAGGtggattagcttagcttagcttttacaccccccccaccccccgcaaaaaaaaaaaaaactcgaaTCAAATGTGTCTGCATGGCGTTCAAACAACGTGCATGTGCGTTTCAAACATAGAGCGCAATACACACACGGTGTGAATCTCTTTGTGTGCCCGGTCGTGGCTACAGCTAGTCAACGCCGCTGAACGGTGTGGCAGACTGGAGCTAGCTAGCTGTAAATACCGATGTATGGGTGCCCAGCTAGCATAGCTCCAGAGCCAAACAACTACGAGTTCATTAGCAGCAGGagcatttttttccttctggcTAGCTGAGCGGAGGCTCCATTCCCGTCCTGCCGGCGCGCGCCCCGGCTGGCGTTTTCTCCGTGAACATTTCAGAATTCACAAGGAGACACGAAAGCCACCGTACCTGGTTCTCCATGTTCCTCTGGCCTCAGtggttgttgtatttatttacagcgGCGTTTCTGGAGCGTCTCCCCAGCCTCTGCTCCTCATTGTGTGTCAATCCAGCCCAGAAGCGGAAGGCAGACggctcccctccccttccagaCGGCTGCTGGCAGGCGATCAAAACAGAAAGCTCTCTCGGCCAATCACGAAGCGGAGAATGTGAGCACTCTTGAACGGGACCAATCGAAACGCCGAAGAGGCGGGACACTTTCTTAGCTGCAAATACAATTAAAGCATTTTCTGGTGGTTTTCTCGAGTGACAGCGAGCTCGTCCCAATGGTTAAAGCTTTGTTTCAATTGTAAAATGCACATGATGCTAATTGATTAATCGGGGTTTGATTGCATGGCGTTTATAAGACAATGCAAAATTAATAACCTTTACTATAATAACATAACTTTAAGATATTTTATCCTATATTTTATAACTTCCTTCCTTCGTTTACAAAAAATGATGTACATTATTGTCTGTGTGATGAATTTGCAAAGAACTTCCCGAAAAAGGGAAGTATAATACTTTCCCCAATTGATGCCCACATAATAATCCAATAATATCACATTGACAGGGACAAAACAGACATACGTAATGAGCTTATACTTTAGATCTAgtaagtgttcttttttttttgcagaaaataaatagattttcAACTCTGATTGAACAAACTTCAGAATACAGAATACATATTTTATCGCAGGTGAAAAGCAAACATTTCAATGCAGTGTAATTAGGAGAATCCTCTTAAGTGCCGTGCCCTTCCTCTTCTTTACCTGTAATAAATGGTTTTAGGCAGCACTTTTCCGATTGAAGACATCACTCTTACTATACAGTCAGCGAGCGGGGGCCAGTTGCAGTCAAGTCTGGTTCTCAGACTTTGATGTGAGATTATCGGGCCTCGGCTGTGGGACAGAAGGTCACCACTCTCTCATTGGCTTGGTTTCCTCGCCTTCTTCCCCAGTTTCTTAAGTAGATGCAGTTTGCCTCTCAGTCAAATCTGAGTGAAAGATTTAAAGTCCCACTGATACGGAGACCTGAACCTTTAAATACtccttttttatataaaataagtGGATAAAGACAAAATGTATCCATGCCCCAAAgtttcacaacacacaacagGGGTTTGTTAGATTTTAGAACtacaatttataaaaaaaaataacaagtatCCATTCTTATCATCATCAACTCAAACAATAGAGGCATTCTAACTATTAAGGCCATCAATAAACcccaaataaacattttgataAAAAGTAAAAGCATTTCGTATCTATGAACGAATAAATCCTAACATAAAGGATTTTTAGAGAAATGAAGAGAATCCGGTATCTCATTTGCAAATGAGAAGGACTTTGGCCAGTTTTAATGCAGCTACAGGAATAACCAAAAGATGAGACAAATATAAACTTTAAACTGATAGTGGCGTCAGAGATTCGCCTCAAAGTAATTAGAATGCATCCTGCGCAGGACATGAATGTTTGGATCAAGCTCAAAGGGCAATCCATCAATATTGGGTATagatatttcacttaaaacaacGAATGTTACGTTACGTTATGTTATTTTTGTGGCAAAAAGTAAAGGTATCACCAAAGTAAGTTGGATTTCTTGTTTGGGTGCCATAAATGACTGCATGAAATGTGGAGCCAGTCCTTCCAGGACAGGAAGGACAAGTTAAAACTTGACAAAACTGACAAGTAGCTTTTGAATATCTCATCAACCACAGGAGGTCACTAATGAGCGTTGAAGTCCAGAGAATGCCTGTGTGCACGTTCTATTGTTGTGTCTATTGTTTCCTTCAGGAAGGATCATGTGAATGGAAGCAAATGTACCTGAATATTCTCAAAACATCACCAAAATCAAGAGCTGTGTGGAGAAAACGAGGCCTTCTAACAGTTCAGCgattaaatattaatgcaaaAGAAATATGTACAGTTGATAGTTGTGCTTAGACAAATAAATATacttatataatattttaaacaTCCTGAATAGACCTACACTAGTACACAACAAATAGTGACATGTTGTAAAATGTTGTCAAAAATGCCAGAATGTCAGAAAACCCATTACTTTTAATCCCATTTtaatttgcttgtgtttgtacATAATTGAAAGTATGCATGTGAAACAATAACATGTTGAGGTACCTCTATGTAAACAAAATGTCTCTGTAAAGCTTCACTCAAGTAAACTGTATGTAATAAAGTATTATAGTAGATAGGGTTTCTTAGAAAAGCATTAGTGCATTCAAATGTATCGCAATGCACATCATTTTATTTGCCTTTCTGGCTTGAAAATAGATAACAGCAGTTgatttaaattaataaaaatacacatGCTTAACCGTCAACTCTTGAGGAATACATTCAGGATGCCGATGAACACTTTATGAAACCACTCATGTTGCAAGTTCTTATTGTTTGAGAGACATTGTGTTAAAATGTCTAAACGAGTACACGCGTCATTATACACACAGAAACTCTAAACACCAGCTGCCCTCCGATTCTGTGGCaacaggatttatttttcaatttagATTCAGCAAATGTGGTCTTGAGTTAATCTGTGGtgtaaaagagagaaaatataCATTTGGAAGTTTTCCAGTCAGTCACATTCCTGTGATCTCAGTTTGTTGTCGGAAAGGTAATTCTTTTAAGTTACAGATCAAGTTCTGAATAAAGCTCTCTAGTGTAAATCGTTTTAACGGCTTCCCATTCATACACATTTGTAATAATGAAATGTTCTAATATACATTTTCTGCCAACGTCACAATTACTCAAGCTCGTTAGCAGCGTTTCTGTGTTTTGGTTGTGCCCCTCAGGACAATGTGAGGTAATCCAACTGCCCATTTATCACATGGCCAGTACTGCAGTCCAGGCAGAGAGTACGGTATCTCGTAGTTTGCATCCAGGTAAGCAATCAAGGTGCTGGCATATGCCACGGCTATCACAATCAGAATATGCCTGCAGAATACAGATATTGAAGATCAATACAAGCACGTCCTTACGGAAAACAAAAATTCCACATAGGCCCCACTAATTCACTCCAGTGAATGTTTTACTCAGTTTTTGGACCACACAGAAGTTTGGGTGGTGTAATGATGGGCGTAATAAACTGTGTTGGAAAGGAAAGGGACACAAGTAAGCCAGGACATACCAGATACCGTGCAGGTAGCAGAAGTTCAGCCTCTGCCAGAAGCTACAGCCAAAGCGGTCACTAATCCAGCAGGAGATGGCGAGCACCCACAGAGCCACCGACAGCTTGGCCAGTCGCACGGCCTTCGGGTCGGTGCagctgagaaagagagaactTTTCGGTTATCGCGAAAAGCGAATCAAAAGTAGAGCAATAACAGTTATAGATGAACAAAAAGCTCTACGTTTAAGTACCTTCTCATCTCAACAACCACAACGAAAACCAAATGGAGACCGAAGCAGTTCAAAACGTAGGCATTGGCTGCAGGTTTGTAAAACGATGACAAAGTGGAGATGACAGTGACCAACAGGACGAGGCTTGAGAAGGTGGACCTGTGGATGACAGAGAGAATATGTAAGCTGTGAGTTAGCAGAACTGTCAAGGTGATGATGCTGATTCAAACTTACACCTAAATGTCAGTATTCATGGCAGAGATGAAGACAGGCTGATTCCAATACAAAGCCTCCTCATCAGCGTAGATAATACTCAGAATACCACAGCGTATTACTTAAAACCCGAGATGCACGTTCTTCTTCACTTTAGGTATAAggtctgctttgtttttatctCTTAATTGGGTCTCCACATGATGGCTCATCAGCTGGCAAATTGCTGACATTGCTTGTTTGCTGTTTGGTGCTGAACAGGTGGAGCAGGTTTTTTTCAAAGCttttttaaactgaaaacaGCTGTCTGCTGGAACAAACCGCACTGTGAGAGCACTGAGAGTCAACCAGAACAGCAAAGATGCAAAGCAAGTTTGCAAAAGGGACCCCGTGACCTCTCTGACCTCTCTGACCTCTCTTTGTCTGTGCCAGGTATGACCCTTTTAGCTGATCCATCATTTAAGAGGACTAACTCGTGACGTAAAAGTGCGAGGGCGGTGGGATTCTTCTTCAGGTACTCAGCAACATTTAATTAATCTTTCCCATCTTGTGGTGTGAAATATTTACACAGCTTGGGTGGAGCTTGCTTCCCCTTTAATTCACATTCAGGTGGAGCAGGTAGCTCCACACTGATCCTTTGTGACAATGACGAGTTGCAGCTGTCAGACAGGCTCCACGACAAATGCAGGATGGGTTTCAGCGTGGCGCGCCTCCGATACAGCTGCCATCGTTTGCTTGTATTTGTCTTATTAAGGGATTAttgcgctgtgtgtgtctccttagtaacaaatgaagatgaaaaaagacaaaaacaaacacggtTCTCGGGTTGATGCACTACCTGTCCTTTATAAAAGAAGGGTAGAGTCTGCGGGGGAACCAGAGAGCGTATCCCACCGCCAACACCCACAGGATGGACAGCTCATCCAACATCTGGCCGAAGAAACTAAGTGTCATGTGGAAGTATGCAGAGAAGAgtcctgcaaaaacaa
This Gasterosteus aculeatus chromosome 8, fGasAcu3.hap1.1, whole genome shotgun sequence DNA region includes the following protein-coding sequences:
- the acer1 gene encoding alkaline ceramidase 1 — encoded protein: MGGVYSSEKMAGVFAYESSEIDWCEDNYKHSEHVVEYFNTMSSLFFFVISPIMLYLLHPYAKERNLAIHMVWSLMLFVGLFSAYFHMTLSFFGQMLDELSILWVLAVGYALWFPRRLYPSFIKDRSTFSSLVLLVTVISTLSSFYKPAANAYVLNCFGLHLVFVVVVEMRSCTDPKAVRLAKLSVALWVLAISCWISDRFGCSFWQRLNFCYLHGIWHILIVIAVAYASTLIAYLDANYEIPYSLPGLQYWPCDKWAVGLPHIVLRGTTKTQKRC